The following DNA comes from Brassica oleracea var. oleracea cultivar TO1000 chromosome C5, BOL, whole genome shotgun sequence.
TGTCCATGTTATTCTAGTTCTTTGTAAATCAACGCTAAGGGTCTCTTACGTGGTTTGTTACTTGTTAGGGACGCTGAAGATCACATTAACTGGCTTTTGCAACATGGATTCCACGAGAAAGCACTAGCAGCTGTCGAGGCTGGTGAAGGACGAAACGAACTAATTGATAAGGTACTTGTTCATAAATAATTAGTGACTAAGTCTTTTATTTGTCTTTGCACTATGATTCTTTATTTTGTTCTACACTTTTCTCTACTAAAATTGGATGAAATGCATAGCCTAGAGCCCTTCATGAATTTAATCAAACATTTCTCTGTTCCAATGGTTTAATAAGCCTAGCAGTTCTTGGTCGAGAAAACTACTGTCAAGTGTCAAACGTGTCTGTCTATACATTATATATGGTTTCACACACCTACTCGGCTAAGTACGGTTGGACTCGACTTGAAAACGCTTTATAGCGTATTCTCATTGAGATTTCGAAGAAGAATCGTCTGAGATTTTGAAGAAGAATATCAAAAAAAAAAAAAAAAACTCTTAACATTAACGATATTTATTTTACGGGTCATCTTGTATTCCTTGACCAACCTATTTTCTTTTGTCGGTGTCATTTTGGGTGTAATGATATCTGATTTAACCTAACGTTTTTACTTATTAGGTGGGTGCTGGGTATCTTGATCATTTGATTGTGGAAAGAAAATATGCTGAAGCAGCATCTTTGTGCCCAAAATTGTTACGAGGATCTGCTTCAGCCTGGGAGAGGTTTGAACAAATTAGTATCTCATATTTGCTAAGCGTTTGTTTTTTGGTTATTGTTTACATATCTGATATTGTGTGTTCTCTTGTCAGGTGGGTTTTCCATTTTGCTCAACTACGCCAGCTGCCTGTCCTTGTTCCCTATATGCCTACCGATAACCCAAGGCTCAAGGATACTGTGTATGAGGTTTGTATATATCAACTACTCTGTACGAACTCATCCCACTTCTTTCGTGTCACTATCCCTCCATGCAAAGAACTAATGGAAGACAATATGATAGAAATTTGGAACATTTTTAATCTAATTTTTTTTCACTCGTACCAAATATTTTTTGAGACGGTTTGGCGTAAGAATTATTTTGTGTTTATGATGCAGGTTGCTCTAGTGGCACTGGCAACAAACCCCTCATACCATAAAGAGCTTTTGTCCACCGTTAAATCTTGGCCACGTTCAGTATATTCTGCTTTGCCTGTTATCTCAGCAATAGAGCCTCAGTTGAACACATCTTCAATGACTGATGCCCTCAAAGAGGTCAGCATTGTCTCTCAGGTTAAGCTTGAGATTTATTGACATGTGCAGAGTCAGAGTTGTTTTATTCTTTCATTTATCAGGCGCTGGCAGAGCTGTATGTGATTGATGGACAGCACGAGAAAGCCTTCGCCCTATATGCTGATGTACGTGTGTGCTAATACAGTGATAAATTTCTTTAAACTATTTTACCCTGATTCTTCCGTGGACAGTCCTCTAAAATGTTCCTTTCCTTATTTTAATCCAGCTTCTCAAACCAGAAGTGTTCGACTTCATTGAGAAATACAACTTGCATGAGGCGATTCGTGGAAAGGTATACAAGGATTTATTTTTTTGGACAGTTTGAGACCTACTGAAAGCACTACATAGGGCTTTCCTTTGACGATCTAAATTTCTTAACCATCGTTAGTGTTAGCTTGACGTAGTGGTTCCTGAATTCACAATTCATAATCGGATTTCTTAGATTCACTGCTCGGATGTCATATAGAACTCCCATAATGTTGTCATACTGACCGGTGATTCGTTCCCTTATCTTATGTAGGTTGTCCAGTTAATGCTGCTTGATTGCAAGCGTGCCACTGCCTTGTTTATCCAAAACAGGGATTTGATTGCTCCATCGGAAGTGGTCCCACAACTTTTGAAAGCTGGCAAGAAATGTGATTCAAGATATTACTTGTACTTATATCTGCATGCGTTATTTCAAGTCAGTCCAGATGGTGGGAAGGATTATCATGATATGCAGGTATTTGTACTTTAACTCAATAATGTATAGATTGAATATTTTCTGTCTCTTTCTCCTTTTTGCTTGAATGTTTTCTTAAATATATACATGCTGCAGGTAGAACTATATGCGGAATACGATACAAAGATGCTGCTTCCATTCCTACGTAGCAGTCAACATTACAAGTTAGAAAAGGTAGTCAACATTACAAGCTAGACAACTGACTGAAATGAACTATTTCAAGGTTATGTCTATATGAACTTGATTTGCTGCAAAATCTCAGGCATATGAACTTTGTGTCAAGAAAGATCTGCTAAGAGAGCAAGTTTTTGTCCTGGGAAGGATGGGAAATGCAAAACAAGCTCTTGCTGTCATCATTAATAAACTGGGGGATATAGAAGAGGTAATTGTCTTAATACTTAAGTAACTTGTCTTCTTTCCGCATTCTCTGTAATCACTAATTAATGTTTTACTGAGTGGTTCTAAATAATACGAGCTATGGTATTTAAAATTGATCGATCTTCTGCAGGCTGTGGAATTTGTGTCCATGCAGCACGACGATGATCTCTGGGAAGAACTGATAAAACAATGTCTGAACAAGCCCGAGATGGTAAAAACAGTGTCTGTTAATCAAATCATCACAAATCAACCTCCATTCTAGGAAACTCGTGTCCTTATATTACTTTGGATTAAACATCTGTTCCTTTCCACCAATTTCAGGTGGGCTTGCTGTTGGAGCACACGGTTGGCAACCTTGACCCTCTTTACATAGTTAATATGGTCCCAAATGGCTTGGAAATACCTCGGTTAGTTTTAACTATTACCCTGCCTTGCTGATATTTATTCTCGAGTTAGTTCAGTCACATATTCTTCCTTAAGTATACATTGGCCGCTCTTCTATGTGATGCGAAACCTTTTGGTGTACACAAATCTATGTGTGCACACAGAGCATTGACTGAATCACGTGATTTTCTTTTTATCATTTGGTTACCAAAATAATATTCCCTCATTGTTTCTGCTATCAGATTAAGGGATCGATTGGTCAAAATCGTGACAGATTACAGAACCGAGACATCTCTAAGACACGGTTGTAATGACATTCTCAAGGTACAAATCTAGTGTGTGTCACCAATGTACCTCTTTTCGTTAGTCTAGAACAGTCTCCAGTGAATTTGACGTTGTGGGGTTGATACATGTGGAACTTTACAGACGGACATTGTGAATCTTCTGGTCAAGTGCTTCAACGAGGCGAGACGTGGGGTCTGCCTTAGCAACGAAGAAGACGATTCCCGTGGAAAGAGAGAAGACAACAATCGATCAATCTCACAGAGAATGGTAGTAGATAAATCATTGAGCATTAAGATGACAGAGGTGAAGTCGAAGACACGAGGGGACACACGTTGTTGCATGTGCTTCGACCCGGTGTCGATAAGAGGGGACACCGTGGTGGTCTTCTTTTGCTGTCATGCTTACCACATGACGTGTCTCATGGATGCTGCCTTCAGCGACAGCAACAATAAGACAGCCAAAGGTTCTTCGGGATATGGATACGGCTACGATAATGGTGTGGAGGAGGAAGATACTGAGGATGAGGAAGAAGATGATAGTAATGATGGAGACAGGTCCGGGAGGTCGCGGTTACGGTGCATATTATGTACTACTGCCGCTGCTGCGTCCGCTCGGTAGCGACTGAATGTGTTTGTGAAATATTTTTTTGGTGTGCTTCGATTTTTTTTTTCTCTTTTTAAAAAAGAAGGAAAATTTCCTTGATTGTAGTCTAAATTATAACAACAAAAGAAAAGAGAGGCGAGATATACATTGAAGAACCAATAATATAATGTATGCCAGAGTTTGTGAAAAAAATTCCCGTTCATATGGAATTTCAAGCTATTTTATGCATTTCAGGTAAAAAAATAATACAAGTACCCTAAAAATGCTTTAAAATGGCTGTCTTCTTGTCTTCTCATGATTAGCTGTATTGTATATTTTTCTGGTTGTTTTCTTTTCAGCACATGATAGGTTTTTTTCAGCACATGATAGGGTATTTTCTCATGTACTTTTTGTGATATCCATTAGGAAACCAAGTTACTAAAATCTTGGTTAGACACGGATGTGTTTCCAAATAAGATCATATATATTCACCAACCTTGCAATTAAAGTATGGAATTCACCAGAGAGATGTATGTAACAAATGAACGTTATAGTTTTGAACAAACCATTCTTTTTTTTTTAAGTTTTGGACAAAGTACAAAGATATTAAGCTTCAACAACGAAATTAAAGACATTAGCATATACTATATAAGCAATAACGCGCAAACTAGAACCAACGACCATGATATATATCACTCGCTTAGAATGGCCTGTTTTAAGGGAATACTGGGTGTATTAAAAAAAAGAAAGAAAAGGAAGTAGCCACCAAATGATTCGAGGTGATGATAGACCACCTCTAAGATGCGACTGGTTTTGAGGTGGCCTTCTTAACGGCTTCAGCGTAGGTCCTGTGCTGGTAAGTTAAGGTCGACTCAAGCAAGTCCCAAAGAGACGTCTTCGGGTTCCATCCTAATCATTGTCCACACCAAAAAAGTATCAGATCTCACCAAAAAAGTATCAGATCAACAATTTGGTTTGGTTATGATTGAAGAGACAGAGCACGAGGAGATTACCAAGTTGACGGTTGATGATGGTCATGTCTGGGATTCTCTTGTCGCTGTCATCATAACCCTCTCCATAAAATTCTTTGGAGCTCACGTCTATCGTTGGACTCTCAATTGCTGTCTCTCCACTGACTTTTGAGTAGACCTGTCCAATGTTTTTTTTGTTTTGTAGCATTTCAGCGTGCCATAGTATAAACCAAAATCAACCAGAGTCTTATTTGTGAACAAGTGTTCTCACCTTAGTCATCATTTCAGCAAGTTGTCTTACTGTCACTTCATTGTTTGGGTTACCTACATTGAAGATACGCCCATTGGCTCTCTCTGGGTTTTCCTGTTAAAGATCACCCAATCAATTCAGATGCAATTTCTTTGATAATAGTGCAACAAACGAAATATCAGCAGGGATAAGCAATGAATGAAACTCACAATCATCAGGAGGACAGCCTCAATAGCATCCTTGATGTAGATGAAGGTTCTCTGTGATTCTCCACCATCCACAAGCTTCAGAGGTTCACGTCGCAGAAGGTTCTGAAAGTATCCCAACAAAAGTAAAAACAATTAAGATGCAGCCACGAGAAGAAGTCGGGTTATTGGACTGAGACTGTATACACTTACGTTGCTAAAGCAGGCCAGGACACGAGGGACACCCTCGCTAGGACCATCAATGCCAGGGATGAAGTCCATCCTAGGTCCAATCCAGTTAAACGGTCTTACAATGGTGAACTCAAGTCCGTTCTCAGCACCCTCAGCTGCAACCACAAACAAAAGAAATGAGAACCTCTCTGACTCTAGCTACGTTGTAAAAGAAAAAAAACTGCATACCGTAGACGAGTCTCTCAATCAGTTGCTTCGCACAAGCATATGACCACCTCTGCTTCTCAATGGAGCCAAAAATGCAAGGGGATGTATCTTCTTTGAGTACATAAAAATCAGGATCCTGTAGAAAACAAGACGATCATCATTAGCATCATTTGTGACTGGTGAAGAAACAACTAATGACATGATCATCAGAGTGAAAAAGGCAGACCTGACGCAGAGGATGATCCTTAGGAAGAAAGCTTCCTATAGTTTTCCCATACACCTCACAGGTGGAGAAGTGAATAAGACGCTTGTTGTTCTCTGAGCAGTACTTAACCTACATTCACCACACAACTCATCTTAAGCATCCCCTATCACATTTCACAAAGTAAACATATCTTAAACATATACCACAGGGAGAGCATCGATGAAGTTGCTGTAGATAGTATCAAGCGGACGCGTATTGTAATCAGCCGGAGTACAAATCGCAGCGAGATTAATCGTCTGCAACGCAAAAACAAACAACAGATCAAAAGTTGAAAAATCCAATTCAGATCTGAGTGTGTAATCATCACAATCTCGAAGAAGCAAATGCACACAATAAAACAAGATTACCAGATCCGCCATCTTCACGAGTCCCTCGAGCCTCGAATCGTGCTTGATGTTGATGCGGTGAAACTGGATCCTCTCGGCCCACTCGGAAGTATCGGGCTCGAGCAAGTGCTTGATCTTGTCGTTGTAGACGTCGAGCGCGAGGA
Coding sequences within:
- the LOC106295190 gene encoding vacuolar protein sorting-associated protein 41 homolog; the protein is MASLPSENGVDGDDEREEEEEDEEEEEEEENGEEEGEEEPRLKYQRMGGNVPSLLSNDAASCIAVAARMIALGTHDGTVHILDFLGNQVKEFRAHTAPVNDLSFDSEGEYIGSCSDDGSVVINSLFTDDEKMRFDYHRPMKAISLDPDYTKKQSKRFVAGGLAGHLYMNSKKWFGYKDQVLHSGEGPIHSVKWRGSLIAWANDTGVKVYDTAKDQRVTFIERPRGSPRPEALLPHLVWQDDTLLVIGWGTSVKIASIKSDQQKPAYGTYRQVQMSSLNQVDIVASFQTSYFISGIAPFGDSLVILAYIPTEEDGMKEISSTTTLSRQGNAQRPEVRIVSWNSDELTMDALPVHGFEHYKAKDYSLAHAPFPGSSYAGGQWAAGDEPLYYIVSPKDVVIAKPRDAEDHINWLLQHGFHEKALAAVEAGEGRNELIDKVGAGYLDHLIVERKYAEAASLCPKLLRGSASAWERWVFHFAQLRQLPVLVPYMPTDNPRLKDTVYEVALVALATNPSYHKELLSTVKSWPRSVYSALPVISAIEPQLNTSSMTDALKEALAELYVIDGQHEKAFALYADLLKPEVFDFIEKYNLHEAIRGKVVQLMLLDCKRATALFIQNRDLIAPSEVVPQLLKAGKKCDSRYYLYLYLHALFQVSPDGGKDYHDMQVELYAEYDTKMLLPFLRSSQHYKLEKAYELCVKKDLLREQVFVLGRMGNAKQALAVIINKLGDIEEAVEFVSMQHDDDLWEELIKQCLNKPEMVGLLLEHTVGNLDPLYIVNMVPNGLEIPRLRDRLVKIVTDYRTETSLRHGCNDILKTDIVNLLVKCFNEARRGVCLSNEEDDSRGKREDNNRSISQRMVVDKSLSIKMTEVKSKTRGDTRCCMCFDPVSIRGDTVVVFFCCHAYHMTCLMDAAFSDSNNKTAKGSSGYGYGYDNGVEEEDTEDEEEDDSNDGDRSGRSRLRCILCTTAAAASAR
- the LOC106343113 gene encoding UDP-D-apiose/UDP-D-xylose synthase 2; this encodes MANGAVRLDLDGKPIKPLTICMIGAGGFIGSHLCEKLLTETPHKVLALDVYNDKIKHLLEPDTSEWAERIQFHRINIKHDSRLEGLVKMADLTINLAAICTPADYNTRPLDTIYSNFIDALPVVKYCSENNKRLIHFSTCEVYGKTIGSFLPKDHPLRQDPDFYVLKEDTSPCIFGSIEKQRWSYACAKQLIERLVYAEGAENGLEFTIVRPFNWIGPRMDFIPGIDGPSEGVPRVLACFSNNLLRREPLKLVDGGESQRTFIYIKDAIEAVLLMIENPERANGRIFNVGNPNNEVTVRQLAEMMTKVYSKVSGETAIESPTIDVSSKEFYGEGYDDSDKRIPDMTIINRQLGWNPKTSLWDLLESTLTYQHRTYAEAVKKATSKPVAS